One Symphalangus syndactylus isolate Jambi chromosome 9, NHGRI_mSymSyn1-v2.1_pri, whole genome shotgun sequence DNA segment encodes these proteins:
- the TRIL gene encoding TLR4 interactor with leucine rich repeats: protein MEAARAVRLLLVVCGCLALPPLAEPVCPERCDCQHPQHLLCTNRGLRVVPKTSSLPSPHDVLTYSLGGNFITNITAFDFHRLGQLRRLDLQYNQIRSLHPKTFEKLSRLEELYLGNNLLQGLAPGTLAPLRKLRILYANGNDIGRLSSGSFEGLESLVKLRLDGNALGALPDAVFAPLSNLLYLHLESNRIRFLGKNAFAQLGKLRFLNLSANELQPSLRHAATFAPLRSLSSLILSANSLQHLGPRVFQHLPRLGLLSLRGNQLTHLAPDAFWGLEALRELRLEGNRLSQLPTALLEPLHSLEALDLSGNELSALHPATFGHLGRLRELSLRNNALSALSGDIFAASPALYRLDLDGNGWTCDCRLRGLKRWMGDWHSQGRLLTVFVQCRHPPALRGKYLDYLDDQQLQNGSCADPSPSASLTADRRRRPLPTAAGEEMTPPAGLAEELPPQPQLQQQGRFLAGVAWDGAARELVGNRSALRLSRRGPGLQQPSPSVAAAAGPAPQSLDLHEKPQRGRPTRTDSAHAEPTPTASPGSAPSPAGDSWQRATKHRLGTEHQERAAQSDGGAGLPPLVSDPCDFNKFILCNLTVEAVGADSASVRWAVREHRSPRPLGGARFRLLFDRFGQQPKFHRFVYLPERSDSATLRELRGDTPYLVCVEGVLGGRVCPVAPRDHCAGLVTLPEAGSRGGVDYQLLTLALLTVNALLVLLALAAWASRWLRRKLRARRKGGAPVHVRHMYSTRRPLRSMGTGVSADFSGFQSHRPRTTVCALSEADLIEFPCDRFMDSAGGGAGGSLRREDHLLQRFAD from the coding sequence ATGGAGGCTGCCCGCGCCGTGCGCCTCCTGCTCGTGGTGTGCGGCTGCCTCGCGCTCCCGCCGCTGGCCGAGCCCGTGTGCCCGGAGCGCTGCGACTGCCAGCATCCCCAGCATCTCCTGTGCACCAACAGGGGGCTCCGCGTCGTGCCCAAGACCAGCTCGCTGCCGAGTCCCCACGACGTGCTCACCTACAGCCTCGGCGGCAACTTCATAACCAACATCACGGCCTTCGACTTCCACCGTCTGGGGCAGCTCAGACGGCTGGACCTGCAGTACAACCAGATCCGCTCTCTGCACCCCAAGACCTTCGAGAAGCTCTCGCGGCTGGAAGAGCTGTACCTGGGGAACAACCTCTTGCAGGGGCTCGCCCCGGGCACGCTGGCCCCGCTGCGCAAGCTGCGCATCCTCTACGCCAACGGGAACGACATCGGCCGCCTAAGCAGCGGCTCCTTCGAGGGCCTGGAGAGTCTAGTCAAGCTGCGGCTGGACGGGAACGCCCTGGGGGCGCTGCCGGACGCGGTTTTCGCCCCCTTGAGCAACCTGCTCTACCTACATCTGGAGTCCAACCGGATCCGCTTTCTGGGCAAGAACGCCTTCGCCCAGCTAGGCAAGCTGCGCTTCCTCAACCTCTCTGCCAACGAGCTACAGCCCTCCCTGCGCCACGCGGCCACCTTCGCACCGCTGcgctccctctcctctctcatcCTCTCGGCCAACAGCCTGCAGCACCTCGGGCCGCGCGTCTTCCAGCACCTGCCACGTCTCGGCCTGCTCTCGCTCAGGGGCAACCAGCTCACACATCTCGCGCCTGACGCCTTTTGGGGCTTGGAGGCCCTGCGCGAGCTGCGCCTGGAGGGTAATCGGCTGAGCCAGCTGCCAACTGCGCTGCTGGAGCCTCTGCACAGCCTGGAGGCGCTGGACCTGAGCGGCAATGAGCTGTCCGCCCTGCACCCGGCCACCTTCGGCCACCTGGGCCGGCTGCGCGAGCTCAGCCTGCGCAACAACGCGCTCAGCGCTCTATCCGGGGACATCTTCGCCGCTAGCCCAGCCCTTTATCGGCTGGATCTAGACGGCAACGGCTGGACCTGCGACTGCCGGCTGCGAGGCCTGAAGCGCTGGATGGGCGACTGGCACTCGCAGGGCCGGCTCCTCACTGTCTTCGTGCAGTGTCGCCACCCCCCGGCCCTGCGAGGCAAATACCTGGATTACCTGGATGACCAGCAGCTGCAAAATGGATCCTGCGCGGATCCCTCGCCCTCAGCTTCCCTGACCGCTGACCGCAGGCGGCGGCCCCTACCCACGGCCGCAGGGGAGGAGATGACGCCACCTGCAGGTCTCGCGGAGGAGCTGCCGCCGCAGCCGCAGCTCCAGCAGCAGGGGCGATTTCTAGCTGGGGTGGCCTGGGATGGGGCAGCCAGGGAGCTGGTAGGCAACCGCAGCGCCCTAAGGCTGAGTCGGCGGGGCCCGGGCCTCCAGCAGCCCAGCCCCTCCGTCGCTGCCGCCGCGGGCCCGGCTCCACAGTCCCTAGACCTGCACGAGAAGCCCCAGCGGGGCCGTCCGACTCGGACAGATTCCGCCCACGCGGAGCCCACCCCAACGGCCTCTCCTGGCTCTGCGCCGTCGCCTGCCGGCGACTCCTGGCAGCGCGCGACGAAGCATCGCCTGGGCACGGAGCACCAGGAGCGTGCCGCCCAGTCCGACGGTGGGGCCGGGCTGCCGCCGCTGGTGTCCGACCCATGCGACTTCAACAAGTTCATCCTGTGCAACCTGACGGTGGAGGCGGTGGGCGCAGACAGCGCCTCCGTGCGCTGGGCCGTGCGCGAGCACCGCAGTCCCCGGCCGCTGGGCGGCGCGCGCTTCCGCCTGCTCTTTGACCGCTTTGGCCAGCAGCCCAAGTTCCACCGCTTCGTCTACCTGCCCGAGCGCAGCGACTCGGCCACGTTGCGCGAGCTGCGCGGGGACACCCCCTACCTGGTGTGCGTGGAGGGCGTGCTTGGGGGCCGCGTCTGCCCTGTGGCTCCCCGGGACCACTGCGCGGGGCTGGTGACCCTGCCGGAGGCCGGGAGCCGGGGCGGCGTCGACTACCAGCTGCTGACCTTGGCCCTGCTGACGGTCAACGCGTTGCTGGTGCTCTTGGCCTTGGCGGCCTGGGCGTCTCGCTGGCTGCGGAGGAAACTGCGGGCTAGGCGGAAGGGCGGGGCCCCGGTCCACGTTCGGCACATGTACTCCACCCGACGGCCCCTGCGCTCCATGGGCACCGGCGTGTCCGCCGACTTCTCGGGATTCCAGTCGCACCGGCCACGCACCACCGTGTGCGCGCTCAGCGAGGCGGACCTCATCGAATTCCCCTGCGACCGCTTCATGGACAGTGCGGGCGGCGGCGCGGGCGGCAGCCTGAGACGGGAGGACCATCTCCTGCAGCGATTTGCCGACTAG